AAGTATTCCAGCAAGAATGCGAGGCCAACTCCGGTCATCAATCCGACAACGAGGGCGATCGCCATGTTGAGCTTGGCATTCGGTTTAACCGGTGACGAATTCTCTACGGCTGGGGCCAGTATACTGACATTATCGATATTCATGATGGAAGAGATTTCTGTTTTAAACGTATGAGAGATATCGTTCGCGATTCTTGCGGCCTGTGCCGGATCACCATCCTGAACCGTTACGTTCATGATTTGCGTGTCCTGTTCACTGTTGATGGTGAGCTGATTGTTCAGTTCTTCTACTGACTGTTTGAGGTCTAAATGTCCGATGACTTTTGAAAGAATGGCAGGACTTTTAATAATCACACTATACGTATTGACCATTTGTACGTTGGTTTGTACTTGATTGTAATCCAGGGCTTGTTGTTTATCGGGCTTTTGCTGGTTTACAAGAATTTGCGTGGAAGATTGGTAGATTGGGGTTAATACGAAATATGAAACTGCACCGCTTATAGCAGCGGCCACGATTGTAATAAGAGCAATCATCCGTATCCTCTTACGAATCGTCTGGTAGATTTCTTTTAAACTTATCGTTTCCTCCATAACGCCCTCCAAATGAACTATGTAGAATTTTCAGATAAGATGTATTATAGCACAGCAATTTGGAATTTAAATACATATTTTATTGATTACGGAAATTGATTGTAAAAATATGTTTTAACTCAATGATTTTACAAGATAGTAAATTACCGTATTATCAGTGTATTTTCGTGCTTGTTAATCTCTTGTTTAAGTTTTAGAAAATAGTTTTAAATGACCTAATTTTCGGTCGATAAATATTTCACTAACTGTAATTTTTTGTCTACTTTTGGTGAATCTATTTCCCTTTAATAGGAAATATGATTTAATTATGTTTACATTTTATTACCAAATTTTAGGTTAATTGGAGGACGAAGCAATGCCTGACATCCAAGTAGTCATGGTCATGCCCAAAAAAAGACCGCACATCACAGAGATCCTCAATACTTCGAAAGAGTTTGAGGAAATCGTAGGCGGTCCGGTCGACATCTTAAGTTTCCACCAACAGCATTACAAAATTGTATGTAACATCGAGGAAGGCTACGACCTTACATACAATAAAAAAGCACCATCCAGCACTTTCTTTATCGCCAAATACCAAGGGCAATTCGAAAGTCTGAGTGATGCAGAAACAGAAGAAATTAAAGATGTACTAAAAACCAAGATGAAGAAGTGGAAGTAGACAGTTTTCATAGTCCTAACAGCAGTCCTGCTAAAGACGTTGATTCTTACATAAAGTATTGAAGAAGGTGCCGGTCCGCGCCTTCTTTTCCTTTTGGCTACTGAGCTTTTTGCTGTCTCAGTAACTGCCTCCTAAATCTCCGGTAATGCTTTTCACAGCTCCCTTTGCAGAAGTGCGGCTTGCCGCAGCCTTCCACTTGGCAAACCCGGGTGATCATCGTGACCGCCGGATTACCGTGCCTGGCCCACCGCTTATAGTGCATGTGGCAGAGGCTCCTCGCTTTGGCTTCCTTCTCACAATCTTTCATGACGCAGATCTTCATCCTGGTTATCACCCTATTTCTTCGTTGATAACCTTAATATCGGTCGTTATTACTACTTTTTTACCAATATATCCTATTATTTTTTAGTTATTTAAATGATTGAAATAGTGGATGACAAAGAACACCAACGCCCACAGAGGAAGCGATAATCCCAGTCCCCACATGCATCCTTTAATAAAACCCATCTCTTCTCTCATAGCTGCACTCCCAATTCTTTTGTACTACCTTCATGGTAACCCATCTAGTAAAAAAGATGTATTGGGAAAATCCATGTCTTCCAGTGTCGAATAGTGGATGGTATGCGCATATACTTTCCCAAGTGAAAGGGAGGAATTGGTGCTTTTCACCAAAACTATATGTTGGTGCCAGGCACCGGTGTAATTGCGGTGCCTGGCACCAAATAAAGCTAACGGCTATGGTCCCCCGAGCTTTTGGTGTTAGACTAAAAGAAAAAACTCGTTCCATGAGGAGGCGTTTGTATGAGTTCTTATCTTTTTGATCAATTGCGTTTTGTCAGGGGCAATACAATGAAATTGGTTGCCGGTTTGAACGATGAACAATCTGAGATCATCCCAGATCCTTTAAACAACCATATCAAGTGGAATCTTGGACATATTTATTTCATTCACGAAAGAAATGCCTTTCAATTCGTAAAGGAAAAGGAAGATTGGATCATGCCTGAGTCTTTCCCGTCGCTATTCAGCCCTGGCACGAAGCCGGAAAATAGACAAAGGATGCCAGTAGACCTTTCAGAGATCGTGCATTTAATGGAAAATCAGATCGACCGGATAGAATCCACATTCAAGGAACGGTTAAAAGAAAAGACAGAACCCTATACTACATCCATGGGGCTGCACCTCTCCACTGTTGAAGAGTTTCTCAGCTGCTGCCTGTTTCATGAAGGCATGCATTTGGAGAGGATTAATGTGATCAAGAAACTAACCTAAAATATTGGCCATGAACAGTCCATGGCCACTTTCTAGAAAGGAGTTTTTTATGATGAATCAAAAAGCAGGATGGAACTTGGAGAACAGTTATGCCCGTCTGCCAGAGCTGTTCTTTTCCTTGATCGAGCCGAATCCCGTCCGCTCGCCAAACCTTGTCATTTTGAATCAACCTCTGGCAGAATCGCTAGGCTTGAATGCTGATGCACTAAGAGCTGAAGATGGGGTTGATGTATTTGCCGGCAATCGGGTACCGGAAGGCTCTTTGCCGCTCGCCCAAGCTTATGCCGGGCATCAGTTCGGCAACTTTACTCGTCTGGGGGATGGCCGGGCTTTGCTGGTCGGTGAGCAAATGACTCCGAATGGTGAACGGTTCGATATCCAGCTTAAAGGATCCGGCAGAACACCTTACTCCCGTGGGGGCGATGGCCGGGCTGCACTTGGACCGATGCTGCGGGAATACATCATCAGTGAAGCCATGCACGGACTTGGCATCCCTACCACCCGCAGTCTTGCTGTAGTAACAACCGGTGAGCCTATCTATCGCGAGACCGAACAGCCCGGTGCGATTATGACCCGTGTGGCTTCGAGCCATCTGCGTGTAGGCACTTTTGAATACGCTTATCAATGGGGTACAGCCTCAGACCTCAAGGCTTTGGCGGACTATGCCCTTGATCGTCATTTTTCAGACGTCGAGAAAAAAGAAAATCCTTACCTTACCCTACTAGAAGAAGTGATCAAGCGCCAGGCCAAGCTGATCGCTCAATGGCAGCTGGTCGGCTTCATCCATGGCGTGATGAACACCGACAACATGTCCATCTGCGGAGAAACGATCGATTATGGCCCTTGCGCCTTTATGGATGCCTATGATTCTAAAACGGTCTTCAGCTCCATCGACATTCAGGGCCGTTATGCTTATGGCAATCAGCCGAGTATCGCCGTATGGAACCTTGCACGTTTTGCAGAAACTCTGCTTCCCCTGCTGGATGAAGAGCAAGAGAAGGCGATCGAGCTGGCAGAGAATGCCCTTTCGACATTTAAAGAGTGGTTTCATAACCACTGGCAGAACGGAATGAAGGCCAAGCTCGGACTGTTCGGTGAAGAGAAGCAGGATGAATCTTTGATTGGTGAATTGCTTCATCTAATGGAAAAGCACCGTGCGGACTACACCAATACGTTCCTTGCTTTAACGTTCGATCGAAAGGAAGATCATGCTCTTTTTGATGACCAGGAGTTTGCACAGTGGCGTGAACGGTGGCAGGCGAGGCGGGAAAGGCAGTCTGAATCCATGGCTGATTCCCTTCAGCTGATGAAAAACAGCAATCCTGCGGTTATCCCCCGTAACCACCGAGTAGAAGAGGCGCTGGAGGCTGCTGTAGGGCAGGGAGATTACAGCGTGATGGAGAAGCTTCTGAACGTTCTTTCCGATCCTTATGATCACACGGCTGAACAGGCGGAATACTCGACTCTGCCGCCGGATGATGGGCAGTGCTATAAGACGTATTGCGGGACTTGATTTAGTTTAAAGCTAAATAGACATCCTAAAAAGGAGGCTGACACCCGAAACTCATTTTATGTGAGCATCAGGATCAGCCTCCTTCATTTTTCAAGTGATTTACTCAACCGTTTTTGCTTCTAAATGAGGGACGGTAATGTCAAAGCCAGCCTGGGATTTATAGGTTAATGAACCTTCAATCGTCCCGTACACTGTAACTGTATCATCTTTTATAAAAGGTGTTGTGCCTGAGTAGGTTACATAGACTATATCATTAATATCGTAACCATAAGAGGCTTTCGTAACGGCTAAACGGATCTCAGTGGAGCCATCTTTCTCCATTATTTGAACAATCTGACCTTGGAATTTAACAAAATCCCCTTTAAAGGTATCAGGATTCTTCTCCAGTTCGCCGTACCGTATCGTTTTGGCACTTTGCTTTCTTTCTTGCTCTTCCTGCTTTTTAAGATTTTCATCATACTTTTCTACTTCTTCTTTCGTATGGGCATTTGTAACCTTTATTTTACCCAAATGTGAAAACTCGATATTATAATGCTTGCCATCAGGGACAATCTCGCCCTTTGATACTTGATAATTTTGATGGAATGTATCGTAATGACCGTATTTTTCAGGAAACTTCAGGTTATTTGCTGTATCAACATAAACCGTTGCCGATACCTCATAGTTTCCATTTTCGATAAGGTAATATTCTTCTCCCATATTTACAGTGAATTTTCCGTCTTTAACTTTACCACCGCCACCATAAATTTTATCCGTATTTTTGTCTTCAATACCTATACCGACCTCTGTGCCGTCATTTAAATTCGTTTTTCCAGAAAACACAACAACATCCTTCGCTTTATCATAGGTCACCTGCTCTTGCTTTATATATAAGGTTTTCTTTTTTACCGTCTGCTTCACTTCATTCTTGGAAGCCTGCACCTGATCCGTCTCACCTGCCGGCTCTGTACTGATGCTCATACATGAAAAAATGAAGGCAATAACAAAGGATAGAATCATATAACCTACCCATTTCATAAACCCATTGTCACCCATATAAGCTTTAATAGCTAAAAATAAGAATAATATTCCAACCATAACACTAATGGTTGTAAAAAAAGTAAACATCGTCTGTATTCCCCCTGATGACTATTAAATTGTATCTGAATAATTTTACACCTAAACTATCATTTGCGGATCATATTTTTGAAGAATTTCCTTATATTAAGAAAATTTTCTTTTTATTTACTTTCGTTTATTTCCTTGAACGGCGTTGCCGGAGAAGCCGTTCACTTCGTACTCTGCTTCAGGTTCGAGAATTACTGCCTTTGCATTTTAATCCGGCAGGAAGGATTTTATAGAGAGAGATGGAATAGTAACTAAATATTCCATTTGGGGGAGATATCGTTGTCCATTTCCAAAGATATTCGTTACGTTGTTCGTACTGGAAAAATTGAAGATGCCGGGGTCATTTTAGACATACAGAGATCCGTCGTATCCGAAGGCGAGTTTCTGATTTCGGTATCCGAAGAGTTTAATAAAACGTCATCTCAACAAAGAGAATGGGTACAGAGCTTATTGGAGAATGAAAATGAAACCTTCATTGTCGCTGAAAGAGAGGGTGAAGTTGTTGGCTGGATCGTATTTCAAGCTGCCCCGAATAGAAAGCGCTTGTCTCATACAGGTTCTTTAGGGATGATGATCAGCAAAGGTTACAGAGAAATGGGAATTGGAAGTATGCTGCTGAAAGCTTTATTAGACTGGGCAGAGAAAAATCCTTTGATCGAGAAGGTAAGTTTAGGGGTTTTCTCAACCAATCATAGGGCCATCTCACTGTACAAAAAGATGGGGTTCATTGAAGAAGGCCGTAAAATAAAGAGTTTAAGATGAATGAAAACGACTATGCTGATGATATTCTTATGTATAAATTCGTTGAATGAAAGAACGGCCCTGAACACCTTCAGGGCCGTTTTTACTTTACACTTCAGTTAGTGATGCCAAAATCTCACTCAAACTGAGCTCCGCACACGCCATCGACGTATCGGACACACCGTAATACATCTTCACGGTATCGCCTTCCACTAACGCACCGCAAGAGAACACGACGTTGCCGAAGAAGCCGTTCACTTCGTAATCTGCTTCCGGTTCGAGAATTGGAGTCTCCGAACGGGCGATGACTTTGGACGGTTCGTTGAGGTCAAGCAGGACAGCACCCATGCAATAGCGGTTGTCTTTTGTGGCACCGTGATACAGTTCAAGCCAGCCTTTTTCCGTCTTGATCGGAACAGCGCCTCCCCCGATTCGTCCATCATCCCACATGCCATCACGCAATCCGAGCAAGTATTTATGGTTACCCCAGTGGAGGATATCCGGCGATTCGGCGATCCAAATCTCCGGTGCTCCCGTGCTTTTTGGTACCGGTCGGTGAAGAGCGTAGTATTTTCCGTTCACTTTTTCCGGGAAAATGAGGACATCCTTATTTTCCGGTGCAAAGATCATGCCATGGTGCTCCACGTTTTTAAAATCTTTCGTAGAAACGAGCGATTCTCCTACTCCGGCAGGTGAAACCGCACTGTAATAGATATAGTACGTGTCATCGATCTTTGTGATCCTCGGGTCTTCAATGCCAAACGTTTCGAGGTCGTTGGACGGATAGATGAACGGCTCGGGATCGATCGTGAACTCCCGCCCGTCCTTACTCCTTGCAATCCTTAGATAGGATAAAGAAGTCAAGTAGACAAATTGCTCTGAGCCGGCTTTCCGAATCACACGCGGATCTTCGAAATCATACCTTTCATCAGACAGCTGAAGCTCCAGGATCTCGAGTTCATTTTTTTCCACATTAAAGACGGGAGCCTTCACAATCTCAGGGTCCTCGCTCACCGGGCGTTCGGCTACACGCAGCAGCATGATGACTTCATCCTTGTACTGGGCGATGCCGGCGTTAAAGGCACCGATCACTTCAAAGTCCGGACGGTGAGGTTTAACATCACTAGGTGTTACTAAAGGGTTCTGTTCATATCGATATACATTCATGCTGCAGTCTCCTTATCTCTCATAGGGTAGGAACGGGTCTTGAATCGTCAGCTTATGGGCCTCTGCGTCACTGATGCCGGCGTATAGATCGGCGGTGCCGTCTTCCTTCCGCACCAAGCCGCCGCTGAACACTACATCCACCAGGTCAGGGCGTTTTGACGCTCCTGGCAGAAAATCATTTCTTACCGCAATCAGTTCAATATCGGAATGCTCTCCTGTTTTCGGATCCACGACAAACCGCATCGGGTAATAATGGCGGTTGCCTTCCGAATCAAAGCTCGCGATGTGTCCGAGCACACCAATCAATCCGCTGGAGAGGACATGCAGCTCGTTTGCCCCTCCCCACTCCTCGTCTGTAAACTGATTTTCCAAGAGCGGTGCGTTTTCGACGGCCGCAAGCGTCAGTTCATCCAAGGAAGGAACCAGCGTGAAGCCGATCTTCCCTCTTCCGCCTTTTTCGCCTTGAGGCCTTGTGAATACAGCAATGGAGCCGTTCAACAGCTCGGCGATCCGCAAGTCCTTCATGCCATCCGGCCCTTTGAAGAACTCTTGAAGGGTATTGATGCTGCTTCCTTTATAAAAAACAGTCCGCCAGCCGAGGGCGTTTTCGATACTTGGATGCGGAAAGGTCTGCACGCCGCCGAGGACCCGATCTCCGGCAATCCGTGTGACGAACGGATCCTGAAGCTGGTAGATTGGTGCTCCCTCTCTCGGAACCCATGTCTCCCCTGCTTTTATGAAAAAATGAACTTCCGATTTCTCACTGTCACGCGCCTCTACTCTGCCGGCGATGACCAGCTCGCCATCGTCTTCAAACGGTGCGGTAATGTTATAGACATCTTTTGCACCGACGCCCTCAATTAGCAGTTTTTCAGGATCTCCGGGCTTATCTTTTTTCTCGTAGTCTGCGAGCAGCTCGCTGCATGTTTTTACGTTGGATTTAACTAGTTTCAAGGGATTGTCCCTCCTTATTTCAGTGTGAATTGCATGCCTTCTTTAAACTTTTTGGCAAAGAACAGGAACAGGATGATGATCGGCACGGTCAGGATCACGGATGCCGCATACATCGGTCCCGGATAGCCTCCGTACGGCCCGAACATCTGCGACAGAAGCACGTTCAGGGTCAGCATGTTGTCGCTTTTGACCACAAGCATGTCCCAGAGGAGCTCGGTCCAGCGCTCCATGAACAGGAAGAGAAAGACAACGATCGTGATCGACTTCGACATTGGCAGGATGATCCGGAAGATGATCTGCCAGTCGGACGCGCCGTCCAATTTTGCCGCTTCAATAAACGTGTCGGGGATCGCCCGGAAAAAGTTCGTGTACATGAAGACCGCCCACAGACTCAGTGCTTTCGGCAAGATCATCGCCCAGTAGGAGTCGTACAGCCCCAAGCGCTGGATGATGAGGAACGTCGGCACGAGCAGGATGATCGCCGGGAAAAACATTTGAAACAGGATGGCGTTGTTCAGGAAGTTCCGCCCGCGGAACTGAAGCTTGGCGAGCGAGTAAGCCACGACGATACCAGTCACCATCATGAGAGCCGTGGAGCCGGTTGAAACGATCAAACTGTTGAAAAAGGCACGGATCCATGGCCGCGGTTCAGCGGACTGGCCCCCGCTCAGCAGCCATTCATATGACCGGAGCGAGAAGTGAGACGGAATAAGTGTCCGGTCCACCTGGTTCCAGTCGGCGAACGAGTTCAGGACCATATAGAGATACGGAAAAACCATAACGAACAGCAGCAGAAACGCGATGATATAACGGATGATGAGCGTATTTTTCTTATGTCCAACCATTTCGCTTCCCCCACATTTCTAAAAATTTTCGAATGATAAAGATCGAGATGAACGTAACGACGGACGCAATGAGCGCAACGGCGGATGCATAGCCGGCGGACAGGTTCTGGAACGCCTGCTTGTAGATCTCCATCTGCCATGTGTTGGTCGCGAAGTTCGGCCCTCCGCCTGTCAGCTGGTATACCTCGGTAAAAATCCCGAAGGTCACGCCGATCGATAGGATGAGTGTTGTGAAAAGCGCCGGGTACAAGAGCGGTAAGGTAATTCTCCAAAAACGCTGCCAGCCGTTTACGCCATCGATGGCTGCCGCTTCGTATATTTCTTTGGAGATGGATTCAAAGCCTGACGTTAAGATGAGCGCGTAGTAGCCGGTAAACTTCCAGGCCATGATTATGGAAACGACCAGCAGGGCTGAAAACGGTGTTCCGAGCCAGTTTACATCTAGGCCGAATGAGCTGCGCAAGAACGTGTTGACCGGGCTGTTATACGAAAGAAATCCTTTGACGATAAAGGAGGATACAACGCCGGATGCCAGGTACGGCAGGAAGAAGCCGATCAGGAACAAGCCTTTGAACCGCGGCAAACCGTGAACGACGAGTGCCACGATCAGTGAGGACGCGATGACCATCGGCACGAACACGATCATGAACTTGAACGTGACAATGAATGCGGCATGAACGCCGGGGCTTTGCAGTGCTTTAATGAAGTTGTCAAAGCCGACATGATGAAAAACGGGAGCGATCAAATTCCAGTCGGTGATCGACAGATAGAACGACCAGCCGAGCGGAATCAGGAAAAAAATCAGCCCATATAAAAGGTAAGGACTGGCGAATAGCCAGCCCAATCTGTTATTATGCTTGGTTCTCATTACTTGAGATCCCCCTCAATGGCCTGCTTCATCTTTTCCCAGCCTTTCTTCGGCTGTACTTCCCCTTTTACTACAGTGTTGACGGCATATTGGCCAATATAGGTTTGAAGTTCGTTGTATTTTGCGTTATCAATGGACGGCACGGCGTTCGGAATGGCCTCTGCGTAGGGCTTGAGCGCAGGATTCTTGTCAAAGATCGCTTTGAACGAATCGTTGGACGCCAAATCGTCACGTGCAGGCGGAAGGTTCGTTTTCTCCATCCATTTCACATCATTTTCAGGTTTTGAATACACCCATTTCATGAATTCCATCGCTGCTTTTTTCTCGTTATCAGGAGCGGAGGAATAGATCACAAGACCTTTTGTATCAGCAAACGTGGATAC
This genomic stretch from Fictibacillus marinisediminis harbors:
- a CDS encoding MTP-1 family protein; protein product: MKLVKSNVKTCSELLADYEKKDKPGDPEKLLIEGVGAKDVYNITAPFEDDGELVIAGRVEARDSEKSEVHFFIKAGETWVPREGAPIYQLQDPFVTRIAGDRVLGGVQTFPHPSIENALGWRTVFYKGSSINTLQEFFKGPDGMKDLRIAELLNGSIAVFTRPQGEKGGRGKIGFTLVPSLDELTLAAVENAPLLENQFTDEEWGGANELHVLSSGLIGVLGHIASFDSEGNRHYYPMRFVVDPKTGEHSDIELIAVRNDFLPGASKRPDLVDVVFSGGLVRKEDGTADLYAGISDAEAHKLTIQDPFLPYER
- a CDS encoding DUF3846 domain-containing protein, translating into MPDIQVVMVMPKKRPHITEILNTSKEFEEIVGGPVDILSFHQQHYKIVCNIEEGYDLTYNKKAPSSTFFIAKYQGQFESLSDAETEEIKDVLKTKMKKWK
- a CDS encoding Slp family lipoprotein, whose amino-acid sequence is MFTFFTTISVMVGILFLFLAIKAYMGDNGFMKWVGYMILSFVIAFIFSCMSISTEPAGETDQVQASKNEVKQTVKKKTLYIKQEQVTYDKAKDVVVFSGKTNLNDGTEVGIGIEDKNTDKIYGGGGKVKDGKFTVNMGEEYYLIENGNYEVSATVYVDTANNLKFPEKYGHYDTFHQNYQVSKGEIVPDGKHYNIEFSHLGKIKVTNAHTKEEVEKYDENLKKQEEQERKQSAKTIRYGELEKNPDTFKGDFVKFQGQIVQIMEKDGSTEIRLAVTKASYGYDINDIVYVTYSGTTPFIKDDTVTVYGTIEGSLTYKSQAGFDITVPHLEAKTVE
- a CDS encoding carbohydrate ABC transporter permease, encoding MVGHKKNTLIIRYIIAFLLLFVMVFPYLYMVLNSFADWNQVDRTLIPSHFSLRSYEWLLSGGQSAEPRPWIRAFFNSLIVSTGSTALMMVTGIVVAYSLAKLQFRGRNFLNNAILFQMFFPAIILLVPTFLIIQRLGLYDSYWAMILPKALSLWAVFMYTNFFRAIPDTFIEAAKLDGASDWQIIFRIILPMSKSITIVVFLFLFMERWTELLWDMLVVKSDNMLTLNVLLSQMFGPYGGYPGPMYAASVILTVPIIILFLFFAKKFKEGMQFTLK
- a CDS encoding YveK family protein, which gives rise to MEETISLKEIYQTIRKRIRMIALITIVAAAISGAVSYFVLTPIYQSSTQILVNQQKPDKQQALDYNQVQTNVQMVNTYSVIIKSPAILSKVIGHLDLKQSVEELNNQLTINSEQDTQIMNVTVQDGDPAQAARIANDISHTFKTEISSIMNIDNVSILAPAVENSSPVKPNAKLNMAIALVVGLMTGVGLAFLLEYLDNTLKSEQDIEHYLGLPVLGTIPIMTLGDEKDNAYQRKAV
- a CDS encoding carbohydrate ABC transporter permease, whose amino-acid sequence is MRTKHNNRLGWLFASPYLLYGLIFFLIPLGWSFYLSITDWNLIAPVFHHVGFDNFIKALQSPGVHAAFIVTFKFMIVFVPMVIASSLIVALVVHGLPRFKGLFLIGFFLPYLASGVVSSFIVKGFLSYNSPVNTFLRSSFGLDVNWLGTPFSALLVVSIIMAWKFTGYYALILTSGFESISKEIYEAAAIDGVNGWQRFWRITLPLLYPALFTTLILSIGVTFGIFTEVYQLTGGGPNFATNTWQMEIYKQAFQNLSAGYASAVALIASVVTFISIFIIRKFLEMWGKRNGWT
- a CDS encoding BtaManbiosPhlase, with protein sequence MNVYRYEQNPLVTPSDVKPHRPDFEVIGAFNAGIAQYKDEVIMLLRVAERPVSEDPEIVKAPVFNVEKNELEILELQLSDERYDFEDPRVIRKAGSEQFVYLTSLSYLRIARSKDGREFTIDPEPFIYPSNDLETFGIEDPRITKIDDTYYIYYSAVSPAGVGESLVSTKDFKNVEHHGMIFAPENKDVLIFPEKVNGKYYALHRPVPKSTGAPEIWIAESPDILHWGNHKYLLGLRDGMWDDGRIGGGAVPIKTEKGWLELYHGATKDNRYCMGAVLLDLNEPSKVIARSETPILEPEADYEVNGFFGNVVFSCGALVEGDTVKMYYGVSDTSMACAELSLSEILASLTEV
- a CDS encoding protein adenylyltransferase SelO, yielding MNQKAGWNLENSYARLPELFFSLIEPNPVRSPNLVILNQPLAESLGLNADALRAEDGVDVFAGNRVPEGSLPLAQAYAGHQFGNFTRLGDGRALLVGEQMTPNGERFDIQLKGSGRTPYSRGGDGRAALGPMLREYIISEAMHGLGIPTTRSLAVVTTGEPIYRETEQPGAIMTRVASSHLRVGTFEYAYQWGTASDLKALADYALDRHFSDVEKKENPYLTLLEEVIKRQAKLIAQWQLVGFIHGVMNTDNMSICGETIDYGPCAFMDAYDSKTVFSSIDIQGRYAYGNQPSIAVWNLARFAETLLPLLDEEQEKAIELAENALSTFKEWFHNHWQNGMKAKLGLFGEEKQDESLIGELLHLMEKHRADYTNTFLALTFDRKEDHALFDDQEFAQWRERWQARRERQSESMADSLQLMKNSNPAVIPRNHRVEEALEAAVGQGDYSVMEKLLNVLSDPYDHTAEQAEYSTLPPDDGQCYKTYCGT
- a CDS encoding DinB family protein, with amino-acid sequence MSSYLFDQLRFVRGNTMKLVAGLNDEQSEIIPDPLNNHIKWNLGHIYFIHERNAFQFVKEKEDWIMPESFPSLFSPGTKPENRQRMPVDLSEIVHLMENQIDRIESTFKERLKEKTEPYTTSMGLHLSTVEEFLSCCLFHEGMHLERINVIKKLT